DNA sequence from the Acanthochromis polyacanthus isolate Apoly-LR-REF ecotype Palm Island chromosome 5, KAUST_Apoly_ChrSc, whole genome shotgun sequence genome:
ttgttattattattattatttaatgaaatgaacatgaataaaaaactttatttgaccttaataataataataataataataataaatataaatagtaGCAATAATAATGGTGATAATaacaattataataataataatccaggctgtgttcatttattgtcctttatttgcagattaacatgaagctgaatcacaaactaaacaaaacacaccaacaaaattaaaaatcaccaaGTCAGATTATTAAATGACGACTGACTGCAATAAAATGTCGTTATTTGTCCCCagaaaaaactaataaaatacaaatccaAAACATTCTGTACATATATATCCCTGTGAAAGAGAAATGAAGTGCACATTTGaagaaaaagctgatttttccTTCACCTCAGCTGGTTCCTTAAATGCATCACTAAACATGAGGTTGAAGAAACATGAATGtaaatgaaaggaaagcaaaGAGCAGATTCAGAAGGACGTTAAAAGTCCTTCACTGTTACATTTTCAGGACATTTTAAGCTGCTAAATAGTTTGTGAGAAGGTGAAATGAGAAAACAGGGAAATAtttagaaaagaagaaaagcagtcagagatcagtcctcctccaagactgctcattcccccatatggcattgtcagaaatgcagcatttgattattagttattgatgatcagaaatagGCCTGCATGATTAATCGTTTTTGAACCTTGATGTCGATTCACCCCTACAAGCGATTTCATTTCTAAATTACGTCgattttttgttctttcccGAGTGCCGGTGCCTGGCGGCATGTGTTGGAGTTGTGAACAAGCGCTCCAAGGCTTCTCCCTCGTTCAATAACAAAGTGGCTTTTGGTCACACCCCAGTGAACAAATGAACGCAAGATGGATGTTGCTGAAAGCCCAGGTAGCGCGGATAGTCAGCCCACCACCCAACCTGACCTCGTTCCTAAAAAAGGTGGTACTTCAATGGTGTGGAACTACTTTGGTTTCAGAGACGACGACGAGAGTCAGTCCGATGTGCTGTGTAAGGAATGCTTGACTGTCATTGCAACAACGAAAGGAAACACCACCAATCTTTACCAGCACCTCCAACGTCACCATAAGCTGCAATATGATGAAGCCGTAAAAGGCAAAAAGTCTGAAAGTCGTCCGACAGTGCAGACATCGATAACGGCAACCTTGTACAACGCAACGCCATACCCATCTAACTCCCGGAGAAGTAAGGAAATAACAGAAGCCATAGCTAACCACTTAGCAAAAGATATGGTCCCCATAACACGGTAGAATGTGCTGGATTtcaaaaaatgattcaaatgcTAGACAAACGCTACGCTGTACCCTCCCGAAACTACTTTTCCTACGTTGCACTGCCAGCTATGTACAATAATCTGCGAGCCACAATACAGACAGAAGTGCGAGAAGCGGACTATTTTGCTGCAACAACTGATTTATGGTCCAGTCGGACGACGGAGCCATATATGAGTCTTACTGTCCACTTCATTGCGACCGACTTCACCATGAAGAGCAAGTGCCttcaaacatctttttttcctgaagaCCACATGGGTGAGATCTTGGCACAGGGGCTAAAGGATGCCCTAGCATCTTGGAGTTTAGAAGAGGAGAAATGATGTGTGTAACAGCAGACAACGGACAAAACATAGTGAAGACAATCTCCATCAACGAGTGGACCAGGCTGCAATGTTTTGGCCATCGGCTACATCTGGCCATTGgtaagctgctttttttttcttccccttaAACTGTCAGACATAGGCTACTTCTACGACATTAAAGATTACATTCAGAGTAGTAGTTCATGTTGTACTgatttatgttgtatttttcctCTAGAAAATGCCATGAAGGATTCACGAATTGACCGTGTCATGGGACTCTGCAAGAAGATCGTGGGtgcatttagtcacagctggAAACGGAGGAGAGACCTTACCACAGCTCAGAAAGAGCTCAAACTCCCTgagcatcaactgaaaactgaatGCCCTACAATATGGGGATCAAGGCAGGCAATGGTTCAGAGGATCCTGGAAACAGCTTCCAGCCATTACCCGGGTTTTCTCCAGCGATCGAAAGGTTAGACATCTGGTTCCTGGATATCAGGATGTAGAAGTCCTTGAGACACTCAACAGCACCTAAGTCCCCTGGCTGACTTCATCGATGCTCTCTCTGGAGAGCTATATGTCAGCATATCCTCTGTGAAGCCAGTTCTCCACCTTTTCAAGACTTCAGTTTTGGTTGTGAAAGATGATGACACCGAActcacaaaaaagtcaagtcAAACATCCTGAAATATCTCCAAGATAAATAAAAGTGACCCGAGCACTCAGGATCTCCTCGACATAGCCACCAGCATTGATCCTCGGTTCAAAAGGACCTACGTCAGCGACAAGAAGAGAGCCACACTTAAACCAGACTGGCTGAAGAGATGACTTCCATTACTGTAGCCACGgtaaggtgattttttttcattcatgatgtataataaacatttcattttgtggaaaaaaaatcgtGGAAGAAAATCGTGATTTCCATTCAAAGCTAAAAAATCGAGGTTCATATTTTTTCCTGAACCGTGCAGGCcaaatcagaaatcacagcaacatagaatgtgtccatttaatacagatgaacCCACAAGCACAATGACCttgagctgagcacaggcgtgtgtcatGCATGTGGACGTTATGTACGaataccggatcacgtgacctaaatatgtagcaggaggGAATGgatggaactcagaaacacccccagttgttctaaatgagttaaagttgttctaaatgagttaaagttgttctaaacgagttaaagttgttctaaatgAGTTGAAATTgatctaaatgagttaaagttggtctaaatgagttaaagttgatctaaatgagttaaagttgaaacaaaaacttcttttctgtctaaaatcaggacatttctcagtgatcCAGAGTTTTGAACGGTCATGTGTCGTCAATTTAAATCAGGGCTGAACATGAACCGACCCTCAGACTCTGGAATTACTCTATTTGACTTAAGGAACTCTGCAGTGGTTCCAGTATAAACATAAACTCCAGCATGTATGGgctcagtgaatgtggtctggactctgtggaggagagtCATGGTTTCAGAGACGCTGTAGAAAGACAGAATACCTGCTCTGTGATCCAGATAGACTCCGATTCTGGAGGACTGAGGACCAGAGACGGGAGTTTGGATTCTGTTGTACCAAAATTTATAACTGTTGGTGTCACAATCTAAAGACCAAGATTTGTCATTTCTTCCAAATACAAATTCATATGAGTCTCCTTTTCTGCTGATATTCTTCTTTGCGACTGATACacaaactcctcctcctctcaactccacctcccagtaacaacgtccagtcagactctctTTACTCAGAACCTGAGGCCAAAAAACtgaatctgtctggatgatcaggataacGTTGGTCTTCTTCCATTCTTGTTACTTTTCTGTTCCCTTCAGATAATAACAGCTCtctgtgtgctgtgtttggatccagagtGATTTCTCTTGAATACTTTAAGAATCCATCTCTGgtctctggttctggttctgacagAGAACATCCACTTCAGTGATTGCCAGTGAGATGTTTGTCCACGTGTCCCTCAGAATGTCCTGTAGATGATCTCTGAGCTctttcacagctgctgtcacgtCCTCAAAGTGTCTCGAGGACGGATGATGACGTTGGATAAAGGTTTGGACTCACTGAGTGCTGACACTGAGGGGTAGTTGTGGAGGAAGTGGCTGTGATCTGGTGTATCTGAgagctgcttcagctcagcgtctttcctcttcagatccctgatctcctgctccagcttctcctcaaGCTCTTTGACTCGTCCTCTCTTCCGTCTTCTGCTGGGATCTGATCTGCCTGCTCCACATCTCGCCGTCTGTTTGGAGGAGATGGATCTATCTGGGTGAACATCTCCTGACTGTCCTCCACTGTTTTATCAGCAGAGACTCTGATGGCCTCCAGCTCCTGTTGAAGCAGCTCCACgtctttcctgtctgtcctggattctctgctggaCCTCAGTCGACTCACCTCcaacttcttctgcttcttcttcctttctgctgctgctgagacggTTTCATGACCTTTATGTTCATCCAaggaacacagagaacagatcaACTGTTGGTCAGTTAGACAGAAAATTCTTCATCACCTCATCATGTtgagagcagatgttctcctggaggTTCTTGAAGGGCTCCACCAGCTGGTGTTTCTTAAAAGCAGCAGATTGGATAGTGAGGCTGGAGGTGTTGCTGACAGAAAGAGACCAGACACTGCAGACAGGACTTGACAGCTTTCAGTTCCTCCCAGTGCAGGAATCACAGGACACATCTCCAGGTCCAGCATAGCAGAGATCTTCAGCAAGCAGCTTGGAGTCTGGTCTTCTTCAGATCCTCCACTAATCTGCCAACGTGATGTTTTTCTGCACTTCAGGCCTCGGTGTGAAAATCTTCCTGCACTGAGGGCAGCTGTAGATTCTCTTCCCATCCTCTCCATCCCAGTGTGTTTTAATACAGTCCATGCAGTAGCTGTGTCCACAGGAAGTAGAGACCGGATCCTTCAGTAGATCCAGACAGATGGAAAAGAGAGTTTCTCTGAATCCGACTGATTTCTTTGCTGCTCCATTTCTCCTCTGGCCCACACAGACTGTTTGACTTCCACTTCCTCTTACATGAGACTAGTCTGAGCTCTGATCTCCAAATCAtgtgttcctgcagtggaacGGGTTCCTGTCAGCTTCTTCCAGCCGTCTGCAGAGTGCAGATCTGAAGGGAGGAACcaggaaatgtgtgtttgtagagcAGGAAGACGAGGAGGGTTATCAGGCTGGGCTTCATTCCAGGATGAAACCAAGAAAACAactcaacaaaacaaaagaatacAATAGAAATAAACAGAATGACATAGAACATGAAATGGAATAAAAGTTAGCCAGAACCCAGAGCTttgtgaaaatgtacattttctaaTCAGGATGTTCTAAAACTGGATTTCTTCTCTTGACTTTGTCCTCCACAGGGTGGACACATTTTAACCATTTGCTCACATCTTATCTGCTTGCAGTAAATCCATAAAAAGTGTGGGAGCTTGAACAACATGCATTTACAGCAGTCTAAGGTCAACTTTAATCAAGAGACATGAAACTGAGTGGAACATTTGAACTCTTATAGGGGAGAAATCATGACGGCCTCAATGGCACTTTTTATTGATATTGACTCACTGTGTTAGCTAGCTAAAAGTAGGCTAATTTGATGATGTATAATAAGAACACACACTCTTTCACGCAAGAGTATGCTAGCTAGTTAGCCTAGTTAGTAACTTGTGTTAGCCCAACTATAAAGTAGGCTAATTTGATGATACAGCCTTTGACACAAGAGTATGTTAGATTTGTTAGCTAGCtagtgttagctaactataaaGTAGGTTAATTTTGTGATACATAGCACACTATTTCACACAAGAGTATGTTCGAAAGTTAGCTACCTAGTGTGAGCTAGCCATAAAGTACGCTAATTTGATGATACATAATAAGAACACACACTCTTTCACACCAGAGTTTGCTAGCTAGTTAGGTCATTAGCTAGCTGTGCAGATCTGAAGGGAGGAACcagaaatgttgtgtttgtagagcaggaaggagaggagggttATCAGGCTGGGCTTCATTCCAGGAAGAATAATTCCAAGTACACGTCTGTACTCGAGTACTTGGTGAGTTCAGACTTGCAGGTCCGACTCTGAAGTCCACCAGAACTCATCTCTGTTAACGTTCAGGTGGAACACCAGCGTACTTGATGACGTCACCGCCTCGGTTCATCTGCTCCGGTTATCTTTACcgtgaaaaacaatgaaatggaatcagatagaaaaacacagcCCTGCATGTTCAcgttttaatataaaaacagtTCCTGTATAGATATATTCAGGTTTGTAAGATACTTCTAAatgtttactttattttttcgAGCCGTTGATTTATTGACAGCTGTAGTTGAAGTTAGTGTTGTAGTACACGAGATCGGTCTCGGTCTCGAGACCGGTCTCAAGACCACTTTTTGAAGATCTCAGTCTCGTCTCGCACTCGACCGCATTTTTACTCGGTCTTGTCTTGGTCTCGGGCACAGAGGACTCGGGATTTTACTGCAAGACCAACCGAGACCATGGCTGCAGACAGCATAGCAGACAGCACTGATCTGCCTCTCAACTGTCTCATTTGTTTCGTAACAGCTTTGTCGTGATTGGATACAAAACTTCCCGCT
Encoded proteins:
- the LOC127534160 gene encoding LOW QUALITY PROTEIN: E3 ubiquitin/ISG15 ligase TRIM25-like (The sequence of the model RefSeq protein was modified relative to this genomic sequence to represent the inferred CDS: deleted 1 base in 1 codon), whose product is MVNGVRDSKTECVVVWTAEQGNTSSLTIQSAAFKKHQLVEPFKNLQENICSQHDELICSLCSLDEHKGHETVSAAAERKKKQKKLEVSRLRSSRESRTDRKDVELLQQELEAIRVSADKTVEDSQEMFTQIDPSPPNRRRDVEQADQIPAEDGREDDGCSLSEPEPETRDGFLKYSREITLDPNTAHRELLLSEGNRKVTRMEEDQRYPDHPDRFSFLASVLSKESLTGRCYWEVELRGGGVCVSVAKKNISRKGDSYEFVFGRNDKSWSLDCDTNSYKFWYNRIQTPVSGPQSSRIGVYLDHRAGILSFYSVSETMTLLHRVQTTFTEPIHAGVYVYTGTTAEFLKSNRVIPESEGRFMFSPDLN